ATGGGATGGTTGTCTAACTGGACAATAGGCTGGAATACTTTATGAACCAGGTGAGAAGGTCTAAGTGAATTTACAAATGTAGCGACAAGCGTTACGAGACCTGCATGACCAAAGATCATAAGTGTTGTAGCGATCTTCCGCCGTTGCTGGCTTTTCACGATAAGTTCGGATTCTTTTGTGGTGAATCCCGTGCTTGTAAAACAGGAAAGCGCCTGGAACTTCGCAACAGTCCATTCCACACCGGTCAACATAAAGGCAACTGCGCCAATACGAACCACTGCAAAAGCAATAATAACTACTAGTAAAAAAAGGATTAGATTCATCGTAACCTTCTTACAAATATCTTTTTAATTTATAGGTAAGATCCTTGCTCAAGATAAGATGGAATTTGTTGTATAGATTAGGATATGTTTCTTTCAATCGCATAAGTTTTGCATGTTTCCAAACCGTGATATGCACATCTGTTACAGCCACTACATCGGCTGATGGGTTCTCCTCCATGAGATACTGCATTTCTGCAATGAAATATCCCCGGGATAATTTTGCAACGTCTTTACCATTTTTTCTTACTGCGGCCGTCCCGTCTAAGATTTGAATGAGTTCATCAGATTCAATATTATCTCTACATAAATAATCACCGGCTTTCAGTTCTTTCTGTAAGCCCATTTTCCAAAAAAGCACGAATTCCTTAGTTGTCATATCAGAGAAGATATCATCGTACAAATCCTGAACATCATCACTGAGCTTTACAGGTCTCTTTTCTATGAGAATTCGAATTACCTGAAAGGTATTGATTATTACAAAAACCGACATCCAGAACACAACGATATAATTCTGGATAATGATACCGCGAGCAAGCATACACAATCCTGCAAAGATGATCACGACGCGCAGCCACAGGATTTCTTTGATCACATAGCCGATAGCCGTGCCTATATAGTAAAGTGTCAGTAAAATAGTATCTAAACTCAAGTTCATCTTTTTTACCTCACCACGAGGATTTTTCGAAGTTCTGTATCACCATTACTACCAAGTTTTACGAAATAAAAACCAGATGTAACATGTTTATCAAAGTTGAGTAAAATTTCATTCTCGCCCTGAACAACATGATGAGCATTCCTTTGCATTAATCTCCCTTTTACATCATAGATCGATAAATCGATATTGGAATCATAACGGCAGAAAAATCTTATGGTTACGTTATCGAAAACCGGATTAGGAGAAATCTCATGTATTGTCAGATAATCTGCATGAGGAGTGTTTGGGTCGTCGATACCCACATAATCAAAGAGTTCATCAGTTGTAAAAGATGTTGGAGCTTCTTTGTATGCAGGATAGGAGCCGGTTTTTGTTGACCATAAGATCGCACCGGTAGACGGGATATATTGAATGGCTTGTATATTTGTAGAAGTGCCTGCTGCACCTGAAAGGAGATCCCAGCTTCTTGTAGGATTAATCACGGTAGTCATGTCAA
This portion of the Candidatus Cloacimonadota bacterium genome encodes:
- a CDS encoding cyclic nucleotide-binding domain-containing protein; its protein translation is MNLSLDTILLTLYYIGTAIGYVIKEILWLRVVIIFAGLCMLARGIIIQNYIVVFWMSVFVIINTFQVIRILIEKRPVKLSDDVQDLYDDIFSDMTTKEFVLFWKMGLQKELKAGDYLCRDNIESDELIQILDGTAAVRKNGKDVAKLSRGYFIAEMQYLMEENPSADVVAVTDVHITVWKHAKLMRLKETYPNLYNKFHLILSKDLTYKLKRYL